A portion of the Coraliomargarita parva genome contains these proteins:
- a CDS encoding DJ-1 family glyoxalase III — translation MKNRVVCLLHPGFEEIEAVTPIDLLSRAGIEVVLASVDDSKMVQGRSGLELASNCGLSDVASQSFDAVFLPGGPGIQKIRKHDVICDLFRRHHQEGKWLACICAAPLLLLDAGLRDGLSLACHPSAEPELGPVETTPVVVSGQILTSRGAGTATEFGLELVRRLADDATAESIAASICWPHPTR, via the coding sequence ATGAAGAATCGCGTTGTCTGCCTGTTACATCCGGGCTTCGAGGAAATCGAGGCCGTTACCCCGATCGACTTGCTGTCCCGGGCCGGAATAGAGGTCGTATTGGCCTCGGTCGACGACAGCAAGATGGTCCAGGGACGAAGCGGTCTCGAACTCGCCAGCAACTGCGGACTCAGTGACGTGGCAAGCCAGAGCTTCGACGCCGTGTTCCTGCCGGGCGGTCCCGGGATCCAGAAAATACGAAAACATGACGTCATCTGTGACCTCTTTCGCCGCCATCACCAAGAGGGAAAATGGCTGGCCTGTATCTGCGCCGCCCCGCTGCTGCTCCTCGACGCTGGCCTGAGGGACGGACTTTCTCTAGCCTGCCATCCAAGCGCCGAGCCCGAGTTAGGCCCGGTCGAAACCACACCGGTGGTCGTGAGCGGCCAGATCCTGACCTCCAGAGGAGCCGGTACGGCGACTGAGTTCGGGCTCGAACTGGTGCGCCGCTTGGCCGATGACGCCACCGCCGAGTCCATTGCTGCATCTATTTGCTGGCCGCACCCGACCCGATAG
- a CDS encoding O-antigen ligase family protein has protein sequence MADNETPHILPRDKLLRDSFTPAETLTFICILVTALIGFVAADPRSYWILGYFIIAGAMTLVILKTHEATHPFFLDFLWPRFALLATPAVWILLQYVTGILQDPLHTIQTGKESYYVMEAPKLWLPTSTAPGQNAVTLVGFCSVYFLTICLFLVPKSRSFFERVLPWLCLLAVLTCLYGYLQLALDLEAPLFTKGTGRDDFFAFFPYDGQWAAFAMLWSTACIALALLKARYEDAPPFLQSTAPWYLTGALLLGLSGCFVQAKLPAVLLLLLLSILLLLTMVTYLQIKRDPHHASISFLSGFSSAAVFAIAIFRVFQPSADNELYASLRRAAVDMFRDNPLFGWGMDGFAQLAPFYLDDRLLGARYERAASDGLQFLAEFGLIGYLFPLITFLYLLCRYLKGRKDIQLTNHLLLACAAVLGIGCIDTPFMSPAVFMSFFIIFFSALRWADLSRSKVDEVDARPTLVTPAKLRRVPFYTEQGKETFK, from the coding sequence ATGGCAGACAACGAAACGCCCCATATCCTCCCGCGCGACAAACTCCTCCGGGATAGCTTCACTCCGGCCGAAACGCTCACCTTTATCTGCATTCTGGTCACCGCCTTGATCGGCTTCGTCGCAGCCGATCCCCGCTCTTACTGGATTCTCGGATATTTCATCATCGCGGGTGCCATGACCCTGGTCATACTCAAAACACACGAGGCCACCCACCCCTTCTTCCTCGACTTTCTCTGGCCGCGCTTTGCCCTACTCGCCACCCCGGCCGTGTGGATCCTCCTTCAGTATGTAACCGGCATCCTGCAAGACCCGCTTCACACCATACAAACGGGCAAGGAAAGCTATTACGTGATGGAAGCGCCCAAACTCTGGTTGCCTACCAGTACGGCTCCCGGACAAAATGCAGTGACTCTGGTCGGCTTTTGCTCCGTCTACTTTCTTACCATTTGCCTGTTTTTGGTCCCCAAGTCCCGTTCATTCTTTGAGCGGGTCCTGCCCTGGCTGTGCCTCTTGGCCGTACTGACCTGCCTCTACGGCTATTTACAACTGGCTCTCGACCTCGAAGCCCCGCTCTTCACCAAAGGCACCGGTCGCGACGACTTCTTCGCCTTTTTCCCATACGACGGCCAATGGGCCGCCTTCGCCATGCTGTGGAGCACCGCCTGTATCGCCCTGGCTCTTCTCAAGGCCCGTTATGAAGACGCCCCTCCCTTTCTTCAATCAACCGCGCCCTGGTATTTGACCGGCGCCCTACTCCTCGGACTGAGCGGATGTTTCGTCCAGGCGAAATTGCCGGCCGTCCTGCTCCTGCTTCTGCTCAGTATCCTGCTGCTCCTCACCATGGTGACCTACCTCCAAATCAAGCGGGATCCACACCATGCCAGCATCTCATTCCTCAGCGGCTTCTCCTCCGCAGCCGTGTTTGCCATCGCCATCTTCAGGGTCTTCCAACCCTCCGCAGACAATGAACTGTATGCCTCCCTTCGCCGGGCCGCCGTGGACATGTTCCGGGACAATCCCCTCTTCGGCTGGGGAATGGATGGTTTTGCCCAACTGGCTCCCTTTTATCTCGATGACCGGCTCCTCGGGGCTCGCTATGAACGTGCCGCATCCGACGGCTTGCAGTTCCTCGCGGAATTCGGCCTGATCGGCTACCTCTTCCCGCTGATCACCTTCCTCTATCTGCTGTGCCGCTACTTGAAGGGCCGCAAGGATATCCAGCTGACCAACCATCTCTTGCTGGCTTGTGCCGCCGTGCTGGGCATAGGCTGCATCGACACGCCGTTCATGTCGCCGGCAGTCTTTATGAGTTTTTTCATCATCTTTTTCAGTGCCCTGCGCTGGGCGGACCTCAGCCGCAGCAAAGTCGACGAAGTCGATGCACGCCCCACCCTCGTCACCCCGGCCAAACTGCGTCGGGTCCCCTTCTATACGGAGCAGGGAAAGGAAACCTTCAAGTAA
- a CDS encoding dihydrolipoyl dehydrogenase family protein: METEHFDFIVIGGGSGGYAAARTAREKMERVAIVDGSKELGGLCILKGCMPSKTLIYASEILHHAKDGKTFGLDIPEASVDMPALHRRKLEIIKEFSDYREEQLKSDRFTLFRNQAAFVDESTIELDDGRRLSADYFVIATGSVVSVPPVQGLSTCPYWTSDNVLDLDTVPERIIVLGGGIVACELAQFLRRVGSEVVQVQRSPHLLREFSAEAASVVAQSFRDEGIELHTGTRLVSVQHETGEFRVTFEKDDETHTVCAPHLLNALGRRPATDCLNLEAAGVETLSSGHIGCNSKQQTSNPKIYACGDVAGPYEIVHIAILQGELAAKHAIDSEHEAVDYDDLVSVVFTDPQVATAGLTEEELKRRGIDYLSADYPFDDHGKSILMEAKYGYVKVFAERTTGTVLGAECVSKDAGELIHAMAVAVTLNATVFDLLKVHWYHPTLSEIWSYPLEDIADEI; the protein is encoded by the coding sequence ATGGAAACCGAACATTTCGACTTCATCGTAATCGGCGGCGGCAGCGGCGGCTATGCGGCAGCCCGCACCGCCCGGGAAAAGATGGAGCGCGTCGCGATCGTCGACGGCTCCAAGGAACTCGGGGGGCTCTGCATTCTCAAAGGATGCATGCCCTCGAAGACACTGATCTACGCTTCGGAGATCCTGCACCACGCAAAGGATGGTAAAACCTTCGGGCTCGACATACCGGAAGCGTCCGTCGACATGCCGGCGCTGCACCGGCGCAAGCTTGAGATCATCAAGGAGTTTTCAGACTACCGCGAGGAACAGCTGAAAAGCGACCGCTTCACGCTCTTCCGCAACCAGGCGGCCTTTGTCGACGAATCCACGATCGAGCTGGACGATGGACGCAGACTGAGCGCCGACTACTTCGTGATTGCCACCGGATCGGTCGTATCCGTCCCCCCGGTACAAGGCCTTTCGACCTGCCCCTATTGGACCAGCGACAACGTCCTCGACCTGGACACGGTGCCCGAGCGCATCATCGTCCTCGGCGGCGGCATCGTGGCCTGCGAACTCGCCCAATTCCTGCGGCGCGTGGGCAGCGAGGTCGTGCAAGTGCAACGCAGCCCGCACTTGCTTCGTGAATTCTCCGCCGAAGCGGCTTCGGTCGTCGCCCAAAGCTTCAGGGACGAAGGAATCGAACTCCACACCGGCACACGTCTGGTATCCGTCCAGCACGAAACGGGTGAGTTTCGAGTGACCTTCGAGAAGGACGACGAGACCCACACCGTCTGCGCCCCACACTTGCTCAATGCATTGGGACGCAGGCCCGCAACCGACTGCCTCAATTTGGAAGCTGCCGGCGTCGAAACGCTGAGTTCCGGGCACATCGGCTGCAACAGCAAGCAACAGACGAGCAATCCGAAGATCTATGCCTGCGGCGACGTGGCCGGCCCCTATGAAATCGTCCATATAGCCATCCTGCAGGGCGAACTCGCAGCCAAACACGCCATCGACAGCGAGCATGAAGCCGTCGATTATGACGACTTGGTCAGTGTGGTCTTCACGGACCCTCAAGTCGCAACGGCCGGCCTGACCGAAGAGGAACTGAAACGCCGGGGGATCGACTATCTCAGCGCGGACTACCCCTTCGACGACCACGGCAAGTCCATCCTGATGGAAGCGAAATACGGCTACGTGAAAGTCTTTGCGGAGCGCACCACGGGCACCGTGCTCGGGGCGGAATGCGTCAGCAAGGATGCCGGTGAACTGATCCACGCCATGGCGGTCGCGGTCACATTAAATGCCACCGTTTTTGACTTATTAAAAGTTCACTGGTACCATCCTACCCTGTCGGAAATCTGGTCCTACCCGCTGGAGGATATCGCCGACGAAATTTAA
- a CDS encoding MBL fold metallo-hydrolase: MKIRIEDNFEDVIMKASTGLGFGKQELAERAGLETGKVAALLDGEADDDALKAVAAALQLDGSSLVDMAHKKWYPATTEVDGLRQYNTPFPVPGYEEMTVNSYLIWDKASHKAIAFDTGANVDAMLADIHSSGLSLKALFITHTHRDHIAAYDTLLQACPGAIGYAPKEEPFGKAMPVSHADRLHFAGLGIEARLTHGHSPGALTYVITGLPRPVAIVGDSLFCLSQGGARENYATALENNRKQILSLPENTVLCPGHGPMTTVAEEQAHNPFFPEYK, from the coding sequence ATGAAAATTCGCATCGAGGACAACTTTGAAGACGTCATCATGAAGGCGTCCACCGGCCTGGGCTTCGGCAAGCAGGAACTGGCCGAGCGGGCCGGTCTGGAAACCGGGAAAGTGGCCGCCCTGCTCGACGGCGAGGCCGACGACGATGCGCTGAAAGCCGTTGCCGCCGCGCTTCAGCTCGACGGCAGTTCCCTCGTGGACATGGCACACAAGAAGTGGTATCCCGCGACAACGGAGGTGGACGGGCTCAGGCAATACAACACCCCCTTCCCCGTCCCCGGCTATGAGGAAATGACGGTCAACAGTTACCTCATCTGGGACAAAGCCAGCCACAAGGCGATTGCCTTCGATACCGGGGCCAATGTCGATGCCATGCTCGCAGACATCCACAGTTCGGGCCTCTCCCTCAAGGCACTCTTCATCACACATACACACCGTGATCATATCGCGGCCTATGACACCCTGCTTCAGGCCTGCCCCGGGGCGATCGGCTATGCCCCGAAAGAGGAACCTTTCGGCAAGGCCATGCCGGTCAGCCATGCCGACCGGCTACATTTCGCCGGGCTCGGCATTGAAGCCCGCCTCACCCACGGTCATTCACCGGGCGCATTGACCTACGTCATCACAGGTTTGCCACGTCCCGTCGCGATCGTCGGGGATTCGCTGTTCTGCCTGTCTCAAGGAGGCGCCAGGGAAAACTATGCGACCGCCCTCGAAAACAATCGCAAGCAGATACTTTCCCTTCCTGAAAACACGGTGCTTTGTCCGGGACATGGTCCGATGACGACTGTGGCGGAGGAACAGGCACACAATCCATTCTTCCCGGAATACAAGTAA
- a CDS encoding NAD(P)-dependent oxidoreductase, whose translation MATKRTKIAFVGVGRMGANMARRLVDCGYPVTAVYDANKSAALELADELGAVVCQTLAEVTAKASVIITVVSDDKAMKRIFRSKGDSLLTKAKGKLFINCATVSPKVHVQIEELAEAVGAMSLEGCMASSIPQARDGTLYLMTGGSAAAMRKARPILKHLSKDLIHIGPSGSAAKVKALVNMVMNINTAGLAEGLGLGQALGLDLDMLCKVFSQTGANSRVLETDAADMLVRDHDCFFSAAHAAKDSGIALKLAKKAKVQLPLAAATKTQYDLLESAGLGGLDKSAVAELTFPGRYPKTLKKKKK comes from the coding sequence ATGGCTACGAAACGAACAAAAATCGCCTTTGTCGGCGTAGGAAGAATGGGTGCCAACATGGCCCGCCGCCTGGTCGACTGCGGCTATCCGGTCACCGCGGTTTATGACGCCAATAAAAGCGCGGCCCTGGAACTGGCCGACGAACTCGGAGCCGTCGTCTGCCAGACACTGGCCGAAGTCACGGCCAAAGCCTCGGTCATCATCACGGTCGTGTCGGATGACAAGGCGATGAAGCGAATCTTCAGATCGAAAGGTGACAGCCTTCTCACCAAGGCCAAAGGTAAGCTCTTCATTAACTGCGCCACCGTCAGCCCCAAGGTACACGTTCAGATTGAAGAGCTGGCGGAAGCGGTCGGCGCCATGAGCCTCGAAGGCTGCATGGCTTCTTCCATCCCCCAAGCCCGGGATGGCACGCTCTACCTGATGACCGGAGGCAGTGCGGCCGCCATGCGCAAGGCACGCCCCATCCTCAAACATCTGAGCAAGGACCTCATCCATATCGGCCCCAGCGGGAGTGCCGCCAAAGTCAAAGCGCTGGTCAACATGGTGATGAATATCAACACGGCCGGCCTGGCCGAGGGCCTCGGCCTGGGGCAGGCACTGGGGCTGGACCTCGACATGCTCTGCAAGGTCTTTTCCCAAACCGGTGCCAACAGCCGCGTGCTGGAGACCGACGCGGCGGATATGCTTGTGCGCGACCACGACTGCTTCTTTTCCGCGGCCCATGCTGCCAAGGATTCAGGAATCGCCCTCAAACTGGCGAAAAAAGCGAAGGTGCAATTGCCCCTCGCGGCAGCCACCAAGACTCAATACGACCTGCTCGAAAGCGCCGGCCTTGGCGGGCTCGACAAGTCCGCCGTGGCGGAACTCACCTTCCCCGGCCGCTATCCCAAAACGCTCAAGAAGAAGAAAAAGTAG
- a CDS encoding succinylglutamate desuccinylase/aspartoacylase family protein has product MTRADRVEIGGVRIKPGTSADIRLEISETYTGDKICIPLRVIRAKQDGPAVFVTAAIHGDEINGTGIIHDFLFGDAFQLSTGMLILAPVVNVFGFEAHERYLPDRRDLNRSFPGSRKGSLASRFAHILMTEIVGHCDYGIDLHTAAAQRTNFPNVRADLTDPGARKLAEAFGCMLVVDGKGPVGSFRREATKRGCPTIILEAGEPWKIEPGVLQIGVQGIRNVLTALNMVEGKQVAPPFLAKIRNTSWIRATVGGILKFHVSPGDFVEPGQPIVTNYSILGVEQNSLSSAGSGIILGMTTLPAVKPGEPICHVATLTPKQLKRYRDKLAAAKTDPHAQVHSDLATSVDVVEAG; this is encoded by the coding sequence ATGACCCGGGCGGATCGTGTGGAAATCGGAGGTGTGCGGATTAAGCCGGGCACCAGTGCCGATATTCGACTCGAGATTTCGGAAACCTATACGGGAGACAAGATTTGCATACCCCTTCGGGTGATCCGTGCAAAGCAGGATGGCCCGGCGGTTTTTGTGACTGCGGCGATCCACGGTGATGAGATCAACGGCACAGGGATCATCCATGATTTTCTTTTCGGAGATGCCTTCCAGTTGTCGACTGGCATGTTGATCCTCGCGCCGGTGGTTAACGTATTCGGTTTCGAGGCGCATGAGCGTTACTTGCCCGACCGACGCGACTTGAACCGCTCCTTTCCCGGTAGCCGGAAAGGCAGCCTGGCCAGCCGGTTTGCACACATCCTGATGACCGAGATCGTCGGTCATTGTGATTACGGAATCGATTTGCATACGGCGGCGGCCCAGCGCACGAACTTTCCGAACGTGCGTGCGGATTTGACTGATCCGGGGGCCCGCAAGTTGGCTGAAGCCTTTGGCTGCATGCTGGTTGTGGACGGCAAGGGGCCGGTCGGTTCATTTCGGAGGGAGGCGACCAAGCGGGGCTGCCCGACCATTATTCTGGAAGCGGGGGAACCCTGGAAGATCGAGCCCGGTGTGCTGCAAATCGGGGTACAGGGGATCCGCAATGTGCTGACGGCCCTGAACATGGTCGAGGGAAAACAGGTGGCGCCTCCTTTTCTGGCCAAAATCAGGAATACCAGTTGGATCCGCGCCACCGTGGGAGGCATCCTGAAGTTTCATGTCAGCCCCGGTGACTTCGTCGAGCCGGGACAGCCGATCGTGACCAATTACAGCATACTCGGGGTGGAACAAAACTCCCTGAGTAGCGCCGGAAGCGGGATCATCCTGGGAATGACAACGCTGCCGGCGGTAAAGCCGGGTGAGCCCATCTGTCATGTGGCGACCCTGACACCGAAGCAATTGAAGCGTTACCGGGACAAGCTGGCAGCAGCCAAGACCGATCCGCATGCCCAGGTGCATTCCGACCTCGCCACCAGCGTGGATGTGGTCGAGGCCGGATAA
- a CDS encoding M42 family metallopeptidase, whose amino-acid sequence MAKKKTAKKVSKQKSEAYEAPEFLVDLLNARSPTGAEYEAQAVVDKHVEPAVDAYRRDTMGNRFATVNPDGDPRVLFAGHIDELGLIITYINEQGFLYFDTLGGHDKTMISGRRVSILTKDGVIKGVTGKRAIHLMSPEDRKKVPETHEIWIDLGVKTKAEAEALVRIGDTAVYDQSFELIRGSVGVARAFDDKAGAYAVLEAVRRLKSEKKLAARVTAAATTQEEIGTRGAMTAAFSENPDFAIAVDVGHATDSPDCDPRKYGSFKQGGGPIVCRGPNINPVIFEHIIRCAEKNKIPYQLEADPRPTGTDARAIQVAQSGIATGLLSIPLRYMHTPSEMVDLEDVEHTVQLLVEFALSLKKGERGIW is encoded by the coding sequence ATGGCCAAAAAGAAAACCGCGAAGAAAGTGTCCAAGCAAAAGAGTGAGGCTTACGAGGCTCCCGAATTTTTGGTAGATCTGCTGAATGCGCGTTCTCCCACTGGGGCGGAGTACGAAGCTCAGGCGGTTGTGGACAAACATGTGGAACCGGCAGTGGACGCTTATCGCCGAGACACCATGGGGAATCGTTTCGCTACGGTGAACCCGGATGGAGATCCCCGGGTGCTTTTTGCCGGTCATATCGACGAACTGGGCCTGATCATCACTTACATCAACGAGCAAGGCTTTCTCTATTTCGACACTCTGGGCGGGCACGACAAGACGATGATTTCCGGACGGCGTGTCTCGATCCTGACCAAAGACGGTGTGATCAAGGGAGTGACGGGCAAGCGTGCCATTCACCTGATGAGCCCTGAAGACCGCAAAAAGGTTCCTGAGACGCACGAAATATGGATCGACCTCGGGGTGAAGACTAAGGCCGAAGCGGAGGCATTGGTCCGCATCGGTGACACCGCGGTTTACGACCAGAGCTTTGAATTAATCCGAGGCAGTGTCGGGGTGGCTCGGGCCTTTGACGACAAGGCGGGTGCCTACGCTGTGCTGGAAGCCGTTCGCCGGCTCAAGTCGGAGAAGAAGCTGGCGGCCCGGGTGACGGCGGCAGCCACGACCCAGGAGGAAATCGGTACCCGGGGCGCGATGACCGCTGCCTTTTCCGAGAATCCCGATTTTGCCATCGCGGTGGATGTCGGTCACGCCACGGATTCTCCGGACTGCGATCCGCGCAAGTACGGCAGTTTCAAGCAGGGTGGCGGGCCGATTGTTTGCCGCGGGCCGAACATCAACCCGGTTATTTTCGAACATATCATCCGCTGTGCGGAGAAAAACAAGATTCCGTATCAGCTGGAAGCCGACCCGCGACCGACCGGTACGGATGCACGGGCCATTCAAGTCGCCCAGTCGGGGATTGCCACCGGCTTGTTGTCGATTCCACTGCGTTACATGCACACCCCCAGTGAAATGGTTGACCTGGAGGATGTGGAACACACGGTGCAGCTCCTGGTTGAGTTCGCGCTTTCCCTGAAGAAGGGGGAACGCGGGATCTGGTAA
- a CDS encoding P-II family nitrogen regulator, with the protein MKLVKAVIKPFKLEEVKEALTQIGVNGMTVTEVKGFGRQKGHTEIYRGSEYTVDFLPKTMVETVVEDDVVAKAVEAIAKTAKTGKIGDGKVFVLPVESVVRIRTDETGAEAL; encoded by the coding sequence ATGAAACTTGTTAAAGCTGTTATCAAACCCTTCAAACTGGAGGAAGTTAAGGAAGCGCTCACCCAAATCGGCGTCAATGGCATGACTGTCACCGAGGTCAAGGGCTTCGGTCGCCAGAAGGGCCACACCGAGATCTACCGCGGCAGTGAATACACAGTGGATTTCCTCCCCAAAACCATGGTTGAAACCGTGGTTGAGGATGATGTTGTCGCGAAGGCTGTCGAGGCGATCGCCAAGACTGCCAAGACCGGTAAGATCGGTGACGGCAAGGTCTTCGTGCTTCCGGTTGAAAGTGTAGTGCGTATCCGCACCGATGAAACCGGAGCCGAGGCGCTCTAA
- a CDS encoding P-II family nitrogen regulator yields MKLVKAIIKPFKLEEVKEALADIGIEGMTVAEVKGFGRQKGHTEIYRGSEYTVDFLPKVMIEIVVDDADAEKTTEAIVKAAKTGKIGDGKVFVLPVESAVRIRTDETGPEAL; encoded by the coding sequence ATGAAATTGGTCAAAGCTATCATCAAGCCTTTCAAACTCGAAGAGGTCAAAGAGGCACTCGCAGACATCGGTATCGAAGGTATGACTGTTGCCGAGGTCAAGGGCTTCGGTCGCCAAAAGGGTCACACCGAAATCTACCGTGGCAGTGAATACACTGTCGACTTCCTCCCCAAGGTCATGATCGAGATCGTCGTCGACGACGCCGATGCCGAAAAGACCACTGAGGCGATCGTCAAGGCTGCCAAGACCGGCAAGATCGGTGACGGCAAGGTCTTCGTCCTACCGGTTGAAAGTGCGGTCCGTATCCGTACCGACGAGACCGGTCCCGAGGCCCTCTAA
- a CDS encoding ammonium transporter, with protein sequence MKIKTFLLSLLLGGVALMGASSLSAQEMPVEEVTAAVDAVTDTISFDDGYAAFMASPESTFFTISNLWLLIAAGLVFIMHLGFATVESGLGQSKNTVNILFKNVFIVTMGVIAYSLWGFNAMYPSDWVIGDVFAFGSWFDPGVSLDSVTTAYNAGYTLYTDFIFQAMFAATAATIVSGAVAERVKLSSFMIFATLLVTFAYPITGSWEWGGGWLNTAFPDAEFVDFAGSSLVHAFGGFAALACVMLLGPRAGKYIDGKIKPILGHSMPLATIGVFLLFLGWFGFNGGSVLNADPYLVSWVFVTTTLAACAGGLGAMFTSWIFLKKPDLSMGLNGILAGLVGITAGADSIAPLASIFVGLIAGILVVFSIIFFDKIKIDDPVGAVSVHGVCGVFGTLAVALFGDAAPFTTQLIGTLSVGAFAFLFSLIVFGILKFTIGIRVSPEEESEGLDVGEHGQEAYPDFAPSSR encoded by the coding sequence ATGAAGATTAAAACATTCCTTCTCTCTCTGCTGCTTGGCGGTGTCGCACTGATGGGTGCGAGCTCCCTGAGTGCGCAGGAGATGCCTGTAGAAGAAGTTACAGCCGCAGTGGATGCGGTAACCGATACCATATCCTTCGATGACGGATACGCCGCATTTATGGCGTCTCCTGAATCTACATTCTTCACCATTAGCAACCTTTGGCTGCTGATCGCCGCTGGCCTAGTGTTCATCATGCACCTTGGCTTCGCCACAGTCGAATCCGGTCTTGGCCAGTCCAAGAACACGGTCAACATCCTCTTTAAGAATGTATTCATTGTCACAATGGGTGTGATTGCCTACTCTCTTTGGGGGTTCAATGCAATGTATCCAAGTGATTGGGTTATTGGCGATGTCTTTGCCTTTGGTAGTTGGTTTGATCCGGGTGTTTCCTTGGATTCTGTGACCACTGCCTATAACGCGGGATACACATTGTATACAGATTTTATCTTCCAAGCTATGTTCGCTGCGACTGCTGCCACCATCGTTTCCGGTGCGGTTGCCGAACGCGTGAAGCTTTCCTCCTTCATGATCTTCGCAACCCTGCTAGTGACTTTCGCCTATCCGATCACCGGTTCCTGGGAATGGGGTGGCGGTTGGTTGAACACAGCTTTTCCTGATGCAGAGTTCGTCGATTTCGCCGGTTCCTCGCTAGTTCACGCCTTTGGTGGTTTTGCTGCCTTGGCATGTGTTATGTTACTTGGACCTCGTGCCGGCAAGTACATCGACGGCAAGATTAAGCCGATCCTCGGTCACAGTATGCCGCTGGCTACCATCGGTGTCTTCCTCCTCTTTCTCGGTTGGTTCGGATTCAACGGTGGTTCCGTTCTGAATGCTGATCCGTATTTGGTTTCTTGGGTTTTCGTGACTACCACTCTCGCAGCTTGCGCCGGTGGTTTGGGTGCGATGTTCACATCCTGGATCTTCCTGAAGAAGCCTGACCTTTCCATGGGCTTGAACGGTATTCTTGCCGGTCTGGTCGGTATCACTGCTGGTGCTGACTCCATTGCACCTTTGGCTTCTATCTTTGTCGGTCTCATTGCCGGCATACTGGTTGTCTTCTCTATCATCTTCTTCGACAAGATCAAGATCGACGACCCGGTTGGTGCGGTTTCCGTGCACGGTGTCTGCGGTGTCTTCGGCACACTGGCTGTGGCTCTCTTCGGTGATGCCGCTCCATTTACCACGCAGTTGATCGGCACGCTCTCGGTTGGCGCTTTCGCCTTCCTCTTCTCGCTGATCGTCTTCGGCATCTTGAAGTTTACCATCGGCATCCGTGTCTCTCCGGAGGAAGAATCCGAAGGTCTCGATGTGGGGGAACATGGTCAGGAAGCCTATCCGGACTTTGCTCCGAGCTCCCGCTAA